The Phyllopteryx taeniolatus isolate TA_2022b chromosome 11, UOR_Ptae_1.2, whole genome shotgun sequence genome includes the window aatgGAAGTCTGGTTATTACATTTCCATGTTTTCCAAACAGGCAGGTGCTTCATTCCAAATGCGGAGTTTCCaggatttttaaaacatttttttatagtGCATGATTTTAAAGGGGGGCTACCCGTTTCAAAACTGAAAACTCGTCGGTGACGCCTTCTGTTTCTAATCGGTTGTTCTTCCTCGGGCGCAGTGGTTTCCCCTTTAAGTGGAGACcgagagaaaagagagagcaAAAAGACAGACCACGATAACACCACCTGCTGGACCGTTGTTGGGGAACCTGAATGTGAAAGCGAGAGAGCAAAAAGGAATACCAACACTTGAGGGAAACTGGAAGGAAAAagcagtaacaacaacaacaacacctgtTGGaaattgggaggaaaaaaacagcaaaaatcaATCACAAAAGTTAAACAACAAATGTGCAATTATCTCAATGCCCCTCAACCAGAATTAAATTTTCTCTCTTGTTCTTGCTTTTTGCTTTCTATTCTCCTCGTTTAGCCGTAGATAGTCACCTAGCTCAGGGATGTTGCCGCAACTATAACAGTGACAAGCACAGCGGAGACagaaatgtttctgtttttgtccAGGTTCTTTGGACCTCCCGCCTGTGACCGTGTTGGACCAAAAGGATAACACCGTCCTGCTCAGCTTCCAGCATCCGTGGCTCATGTACCAGCATGGACTTCCTCCCCGCTTGGACTCCAGAGGCAAGAAGAGGAGACACGAGCAGCTCGACAACCCTCTGCCCGTCTTCAAATATGACGTCACCCTCAGCAAGGTAGGACTCCTAagtcagtgcttctcaaactgggtGGTCTGTGAACCCTAGCTCTGGAGTTAGTCAAAATAATTTGTCTTAAATAAGCATGTGTTATCATTAAAGAAATACATGGGCATATTAATATATGGCAACTGGCGTAATAAAccaattactttaaaaaaaattcctgatatgattgtgacctATCAACACATAGATCCAACATCGCTCCATGAATAAAGTATGTTTCTTCTAGAACAAAATTAttagtagaaaaaaaagtcctgtggttgtttttttttttttgtttgttttgtttttaaacaaaaggcatatttttacgagaatacagtgaacccctgcatattGCAGatgttctttttgggggggggacctATCTTATCTTATTCGCTGAAGAGCTTCCCAATCTGTTTTAGTGCTCATTAATTtggcgccatctagtggcaaTCATGTGCCAAGGAGCTGTTGAAGCCGGTTTAAGAGTTTAAATTGGGACTAAACGGGTACAAAAGAATCAAAGcttattttccagaataaaagatgaaatattgtgaaaataaaattttattttttagtatgACTTGTTAAAGTGACTTTCTTCCCTCATCAAACTTTGACTTAATCTTGgaaaaataagactttattTCCATAAGATTATGACTTTTCATTCTGACAAAgtacatctttgttttaaagattgactttttcttgaaaaaatacaactttattctcatgttACAGTTTACTTCTTCTGCCGTGTAGGGATATACATAGTGAACTGGCATTGGGATTATTGGGGGGccttggaacaaaaaaaaaaaaaatctctggaCTCAAAAGGTTGGAGACCCCCTTGTCCTCATTGTGTCTGTTTATTTGGGGCGTCTCTCCAGAAGCAGTATACCCACCTGCGCTGCACCGAGGAAGTATGCGAGCGCAAGCTGCCCGTGGACCCCGGCCTGCAGGAACACTGCGCCGTCATCAGGGGGGAGCTGGAGAGGATCAGCGTTCACGGCACGCAGGACTACTGCCCTCAGCCTGTGCAGGGAAACAGTTTAGTCCATTCAATAGCATCAAAGTGTGggataagaattaaacagtgtgTTTTTATCACTGGTGGCACATAAATGTatactttattaaaaataataatgtgggTTTCCATCCATCACATGACTACTGCCGTATGttcagtaattacactttaaaaagccagtttatttctttacattctctttgattttgtttttgtacaagaCGGTactattttatccatccatcttctgagccgcttctcctcacgaggatcgcggctatcttcgggcaggaggcggggtacaccctcaactggttgccagccaatcgcagggcacacataaacaaacaaccattcgcactcacattcacacctacgggcaatttagagtcttcgaacaacctagcatgcatgtttttgggatgtgggaggaaaccggagagcccggagaaaacccacgtttgaattaaaaacacgaaacaaataaaatgtgttttttggggatgCTGGAACAGGGGATtaacttcatttcaatggggaaaaggCTTTTAACATTACATGGATACTCATgatattttttgttatgttttgtgtgtttgtttaaacaCAGAACACACTGTCATCCTTGTGGTGGGGTCACTATTGGTCCTGGCTGCAGCCTCCACTTTGCTCCTCATGATCTGCCGGAAAAAGACCAATGCCTCGTCCGAGCTGCCACCCTTCCTTGTGCGCTGTTCTCGCCCGCACATGATGTCAATTTTATGCCCTTTTCTGACTTTTGACCCTCTTGTGCCTCACAGCACTTCGAAGGAGGCGTTGAGGAGGTGCCCAAAGTGTCCCTGGCGGTTTCCAACTCGTCCTCGCCGCTGCTGCTGACGGAGCAGCCCGCCTTGCCCGGCGAGTCGGAGCCGCCCGGCGAGTCGGAGCCCTCCGGCGAGCCAAATCCATCCGGTGAGGATGACGTGGGCGATGCGGAAGAGGAAAAGCCGCAGGCGTACATGGGGAGCGATGAAATCGAGGAAGACGCAGAGACCCCGGACAATGATCCGTACGAGAGACGCAACGTCGTCGTCAGGCTGTCGCTCGACGAGGACATGGAGGGCTACCGTGGCTGAAggtttgactttttcaaaaggCAAACGTTCGGTTAGCATATTGTATATCATGAGCATTAATAGGCCAACACTGCTCAAGTCCCCTCAAAGAAAACTCGTGCTATTCGTGGGGGTTAGGGTCTAAGCCATGACGCCAATAGCGAAAAATTGCGGTTAATGGATGCCAAATATCAGTTACACCAAGTActaattaatattattgtaagccactgtaacgttatgcacagtttaaaccTTAACCCTTCGCTTGAATATACAAAAATTAAGACTGACAGTAAATAATGATTCATATAAGATACATTGCagatcaaatttaaaaacaaacagttcttaaagttTAAATgcattgaacttaaaagttaaatacaactgaactgtacttttatttaaaagtacAGCAATTGGCAGCAATTCTTTCTCGTACCACAGTTCAGGAATCACTAATGTATAGGTTGTaccccaaactatgatcccggaatacttttaatataatttcaaactcagttTAGAACattgc containing:
- the LOC133486149 gene encoding interferon gamma receptor 1-like, translating into MEWTCLNHPVVFFFLSYMTSAHVAPPNNVTLHCGNLVNKVAWTYDHPPPGLRFRVDIGKLSDGVIAPLWVDLPDLQANISFLSDQRDDYLLMVTAVLAGEDSEAAPANGISFSYFIDSPATQKCSLDLPPVTVLDQKDNTVLLSFQHPWLMYQHGLPPRLDSRGKKRRHEQLDNPLPVFKYDVTLSKKQYTHLRCTEEVCERKLPVDPGLQEHCAVIRGELERISVHGTQDYCPQPVQGNKHTVILVVGSLLVLAAASTLLLMICRKKTNASSELPPFLHFEGGVEEVPKVSLAVSNSSSPLLLTEQPALPGESEPPGESEPSGEPNPSGEDDVGDAEEEKPQAYMGSDEIEEDAETPDNDPYERRNVVVRLSLDEDMEGYRG